A genomic segment from Pseudomonas sp. S09G 359 encodes:
- a CDS encoding DUF2796 domain-containing protein, with amino-acid sequence MRRLLLALPFALLPLAIAHAADEHDHEHEHGSLGAHEHGVGRLNAVLDGQALELELDSPAMNLVGFEHLATSAADKAKVAAARKQLENPLALFNLPKAAGCVISTQELNSPLFGDKPEADHDDDDHDEDAKGGAHEHHHDHSEIHAHYQFTCATPTALSNLDLTQVFKTFPATQKIQVQLIGPSGQQGVEATAQAATLKF; translated from the coding sequence TTTGCCGTTTGCCCTGTTGCCACTGGCCATCGCCCATGCGGCGGATGAACACGACCATGAGCATGAACACGGCAGCCTCGGCGCCCACGAGCACGGCGTCGGCCGCCTCAATGCGGTACTCGACGGCCAGGCCCTGGAGCTTGAGCTGGACAGCCCGGCGATGAACCTGGTGGGCTTCGAACACCTGGCCACCAGCGCCGCCGACAAAGCCAAGGTCGCCGCCGCACGCAAGCAGCTGGAAAACCCATTGGCCCTGTTCAACCTGCCCAAGGCCGCCGGTTGCGTGATCAGCACCCAGGAACTCAACAGCCCACTGTTCGGTGACAAGCCGGAAGCCGATCACGATGATGATGATCACGACGAAGACGCCAAAGGCGGCGCCCACGAGCATCATCACGACCACAGCGAGATCCACGCCCACTACCAATTCACCTGTGCCACGCCGACCGCCCTGAGCAACCTGGACCTGACCCAGGTGTTCAAGACCTTCCCCGCCACCCAGAAAATTCAGGTACAACTGATCGGTCCGAGCGGCCAGCAAGGTGTTGAAGCAACAGCACAGGCCGCTACCCTGAAATTCTGA
- a CDS encoding ABC transporter ATP-binding protein has translation MTQALIELHDLGFNWPGHPQLLDIPAFRLERGETLFLKGPSGSGKTTLLGLLGGVQKPSRGSIRLLGQELTELSAGARDRFRVNHTGYIFQQFNLLPFLSVRENVELPCHFSKVRAQRAIQRHGSVDKAAATLLAHLGLKDKDLLERRADSLSIGQQQRVAAARALIGQPELVIADEPTSALDYDAREAFLQLLFAECREAGASLLFVSHDQSLAPLFDRNLSLAELNRAATPAEV, from the coding sequence ATGACCCAAGCGTTAATCGAACTGCACGACCTGGGCTTCAACTGGCCCGGTCACCCACAGTTGCTGGATATTCCCGCGTTTCGCCTGGAACGCGGGGAAACCCTGTTTCTCAAAGGCCCCAGCGGCAGTGGCAAAACCACCTTGCTCGGCCTGCTGGGCGGCGTGCAGAAACCCAGCCGAGGCAGCATCCGCCTGCTCGGACAGGAGCTCACCGAACTCTCGGCCGGCGCCCGCGATCGTTTTCGGGTGAACCACACCGGCTATATCTTTCAGCAGTTCAACCTGCTGCCGTTTCTGTCGGTGCGCGAGAATGTCGAACTGCCCTGCCACTTTTCCAAGGTGCGTGCGCAACGGGCGATCCAGCGTCACGGCAGTGTCGACAAGGCCGCCGCCACCTTGCTCGCGCACCTCGGTTTAAAGGACAAGGACCTGCTGGAGCGGCGCGCCGATTCGCTGTCCATCGGCCAGCAGCAACGGGTGGCCGCCGCTCGTGCCCTGATCGGCCAACCCGAACTGGTGATCGCCGACGAACCCACCTCGGCCCTGGACTACGACGCCCGCGAAGCCTTCCTTCAACTGCTGTTCGCCGAGTGCCGTGAAGCCGGGGCCAGCCTGTTGTTTGTCAGCCATGACCAGAGCCTGGCGCCGCTGTTCGACCGCAACCTGTCGCTGGCCGAACTCAATCGCGCCGCCACGCCCGCAGAGGTTTGA
- a CDS encoding ABC transporter permease — translation MYLFRLAMASLANRRFTAILTAFAIALSVCLLLAVERVRVEARNSFASTISGTDLIVGARSGSVNLLLYSVFRIGNATNNIRWDSYEHFAASPQVKWAIPISLGDSHRGYRVMGTNESYFEHYQYGRKQNLELASGRAFATDPFEVVLGAEVAEALHYKLGDKLVLAHGVAVVSLVKHDDKPFTVVGILKRTGTPVDRTLHISLGGMEAIHIDWHNGVPAQGKGRISADQARNMDLTPQAITAFMLGLNNKISTFALQREINEFRGEPMLAILPGVALQELWSMMGTAEKALFVISLFVVLTGLIGMLTAILTSLNERRREMAILRSVGARPWHIATLLIFEAFALALSGVIAGLGLLYVCIAASRGYLQANYGLDLPMAWPSEYEWTLLAGILAAALLMGSVPAWRAYRQSLADGLSIRL, via the coding sequence ATGTATCTGTTCCGTCTAGCCATGGCCAGCCTGGCTAACCGCCGCTTTACCGCGATCCTCACCGCCTTCGCCATCGCGCTTTCAGTGTGCTTGCTGCTCGCGGTGGAGCGCGTGCGCGTCGAGGCACGCAACAGCTTCGCCAGCACCATCAGCGGCACCGACCTGATCGTCGGCGCGCGGTCGGGCTCGGTGAACCTGCTGTTGTATTCGGTGTTTCGCATTGGCAACGCCACCAACAATATCCGCTGGGACAGCTACGAGCATTTTGCCGCCAGCCCCCAGGTGAAATGGGCGATCCCGATTTCCCTCGGCGACTCCCATCGCGGTTACCGCGTGATGGGCACCAACGAGTCGTATTTCGAGCATTACCAGTACGGCCGCAAACAAAACCTCGAACTGGCCAGCGGCCGCGCCTTCGCCACCGACCCGTTCGAAGTGGTACTCGGCGCCGAAGTGGCCGAGGCGCTGCACTACAAGCTCGGCGACAAGCTGGTGCTGGCCCACGGCGTGGCGGTGGTCAGCCTGGTGAAACACGATGACAAACCCTTCACCGTGGTCGGCATTCTCAAACGCACCGGCACGCCGGTGGACCGCACGCTGCATATCAGCCTTGGCGGCATGGAAGCGATCCATATCGACTGGCACAACGGCGTGCCGGCCCAGGGCAAAGGCCGCATCAGCGCCGACCAGGCACGCAATATGGACCTCACCCCGCAGGCCATCACCGCGTTTATGCTCGGCCTGAACAACAAGATTTCCACCTTCGCCCTGCAGCGCGAGATCAATGAATTCCGTGGTGAGCCGATGCTGGCGATCCTGCCCGGCGTGGCCCTGCAAGAACTGTGGAGCATGATGGGCACTGCCGAAAAAGCGTTGTTTGTGATCTCGCTGTTTGTGGTGCTCACAGGGTTGATCGGCATGCTCACGGCGATCCTCACCAGCCTCAACGAACGCCGCCGCGAAATGGCGATCCTGCGTTCAGTCGGCGCGCGCCCGTGGCATATCGCGACGTTGCTGATCTTCGAAGCCTTCGCCCTGGCCTTGTCCGGCGTGATCGCGGGCCTGGGCTTGTTGTATGTGTGCATCGCCGCCTCGCGCGGGTACTTGCAGGCCAACTATGGCCTGGACCTGCCGATGGCCTGGCCGAGCGAATATGAATGGACCCTGCTCGCCGGTATCCTGGCCGCCGCGCTGTTGATGGGCAGCGTGCCCGCGTGGCGCGCCTATCGACAATCGTTGGCCGATGGCCTGTCCATACGTTTATGA
- a CDS encoding DUF3299 domain-containing protein, with product MRRALFALLLLVVVPAWAEEQPKDLSWQEMIPPDAPPEIPNMKPLHDLSNMADALSVEAAPAAKQDLPNAPVVQSLDGQHIRLPGYIVPLEVSEEGRTTEFLLVPYFGACIHVPPPPSNQIVHVKSEVGVKLDELYQPYWIEGAMQVKPSSSELADAGYQMDAEKIYIYELPE from the coding sequence ATGCGTCGCGCTCTGTTTGCGTTATTGCTGCTGGTGGTGGTGCCCGCCTGGGCTGAGGAACAGCCCAAGGACCTGTCCTGGCAGGAGATGATTCCGCCGGACGCACCGCCGGAAATCCCCAACATGAAACCGCTGCACGACCTGTCGAACATGGCCGATGCCTTGTCCGTCGAGGCGGCGCCAGCAGCCAAGCAAGACCTGCCTAACGCGCCGGTGGTGCAGAGTCTGGATGGCCAGCATATTCGCCTGCCGGGGTATATCGTGCCGCTGGAAGTCAGCGAGGAAGGCCGCACCACCGAGTTCCTGCTGGTGCCGTATTTCGGCGCGTGCATCCATGTGCCGCCACCGCCGTCGAACCAGATTGTGCATGTGAAAAGCGAGGTCGGCGTGAAGCTCGATGAGCTTTACCAGCCTTATTGGATCGAGGGCGCGATGCAGGTCAAGCCGTCCAGCAGCGAACTGGCCGACGCCGGTTACCAGATGGATGCCGAGAAGATTTATATCTACGAACTGCCGGAGTAG
- a CDS encoding OmpW family protein, with product MNKSLLGASLFALALAAPVAHAHEAGDILVRAGAITVNPKADSGHVKVDQGPLAGTNLGGKATMSSDTQLGLNFAYMLTNHVGIELLAATPFEHDVKIKGTALGAANGKLGTLKHLPPTLSVVYYPLDNKSAFQPYVGAGINYTWIYDEHVGSRAQGAGFNNFKAENSWGWAAQIGADYMINDKWMINAQARYIDISTKATVENNAVAPGTRAKVNVDVDPMVYMVGIGYKF from the coding sequence ATGAACAAGTCTCTGCTCGGCGCGTCCCTCTTCGCGCTCGCCCTCGCCGCCCCTGTCGCTCACGCTCACGAAGCGGGCGACATTCTGGTTCGTGCCGGTGCAATCACCGTGAACCCGAAAGCCGACAGCGGCCACGTCAAGGTTGACCAGGGCCCATTGGCCGGCACCAACCTGGGCGGCAAGGCGACCATGAGCAGCGACACTCAGCTGGGCTTGAACTTTGCCTACATGCTCACCAACCACGTCGGTATCGAGCTGCTGGCCGCCACGCCGTTCGAGCACGACGTGAAGATCAAGGGCACGGCCCTCGGCGCCGCCAATGGCAAGCTGGGCACCCTCAAGCATCTGCCGCCGACCTTGAGCGTCGTGTACTACCCACTGGACAACAAGTCCGCCTTCCAACCCTACGTGGGCGCTGGCATCAACTACACCTGGATCTACGACGAACACGTCGGCAGTCGCGCACAAGGCGCCGGCTTCAACAACTTCAAGGCCGAGAACTCCTGGGGCTGGGCCGCGCAGATCGGCGCTGACTATATGATCAACGACAAGTGGATGATCAACGCCCAGGCGCGCTATATCGACATCAGCACCAAGGCGACGGTGGAAAACAACGCCGTGGCCCCTGGCACTCGCGCCAAGGTCAATGTGGACGTGGACCCGATGGTCTACATGGTGGGTATTGGCTACAAGTTCTAA
- a CDS encoding sugar nucleotide-binding protein, producing the protein MRMRLMLLGGGNALGQALIRLGAEEDIGFLAPKPPQDGWDAASLTQLLDDTRPDALINLAYYFDWFQAEAVSETRLAAQEFAIERLAELCQHHNITLVQPSSYRVFDGSRATAYSEKDEPVPLGLRGQALWRIEQSVRATCPQHVLLRFGWLLDDSVDGTLGRFLARAEKPDELLMADDRRGNPTPVDDAARVIISVLKQLDCAAPLWGTYHYAGHEATTPLALGQAILTEARNFHPLAIESPTAQAHAARPDAADEPQHAVLACKKILHTFGIKPRAWRAGLPALLDRFYRHS; encoded by the coding sequence ATGCGAATGCGCCTTATGTTACTGGGCGGCGGGAATGCCCTCGGGCAGGCGCTGATTCGCCTTGGTGCAGAGGAAGACATTGGTTTCCTCGCACCCAAACCGCCCCAAGACGGCTGGGATGCCGCGAGCCTTACCCAATTGCTCGACGACACCCGTCCCGATGCGTTGATCAACCTCGCCTACTACTTCGACTGGTTCCAGGCCGAAGCGGTCAGCGAAACCCGCTTGGCCGCCCAGGAGTTCGCCATCGAACGCCTGGCCGAACTGTGTCAGCACCACAACATCACCCTGGTGCAGCCGTCCAGCTACCGTGTGTTCGATGGCTCCCGCGCCACCGCCTACAGCGAAAAGGACGAACCGGTGCCTTTGGGCCTGCGTGGCCAGGCGTTGTGGCGCATTGAGCAGAGCGTGCGCGCCACTTGCCCGCAACACGTGCTGCTGCGCTTTGGCTGGCTGCTGGATGACAGCGTCGACGGCACTCTCGGGCGCTTCCTCGCCCGGGCCGAGAAACCCGATGAATTGCTGATGGCGGATGACCGTCGCGGCAACCCGACGCCGGTGGACGATGCCGCGCGGGTGATCATCTCGGTGCTCAAGCAACTCGATTGCGCGGCGCCGCTATGGGGCACTTACCACTACGCCGGGCATGAGGCGACCACGCCGCTGGCGCTGGGCCAGGCGATCCTCACCGAAGCGCGCAACTTCCACCCGTTGGCCATTGAATCGCCAACTGCCCAAGCCCACGCGGCCCGGCCGGATGCGGCGGATGAGCCGCAGCACGCGGTGCTGGCCTGCAAGAAAATCCTTCACACCTTCGGCATCAAGCCACGGGCGTGGCGGGCGGGGTTGCCGGCGTTACTGGATCGGTTTTATCGCCATAGCTGA